From the Glandiceps talaboti chromosome 10, keGlaTala1.1, whole genome shotgun sequence genome, one window contains:
- the LOC144441386 gene encoding microtubule nucleation factor SSNA1-like isoform X2, translated as MTHQGAALQSYNNELVKCIEDLCTKRDELHKQILNEEEEKQKIQNDLRILSERLAKVNESVAKKIAARNEYDKTIAETEAAYMKIIESSQTLLNVLQRESSVLKDKGVPAFSNLPL; from the exons ATGACGCACCAAGGAGCAGCTCTTCAAAGTTATAATAATGAGTTAGTGAAAT GTATTGAAGACCTTTGTACAAAGAGAGATGAACTTCATAAACAGATCCTaaatgaagaagaagaaaaacagaaGATTCAAAATGATTTGAGGATTCTTTCAGAAAGGCTAGCAAAAGTTAACGAAAGTGTGGCTAAAAAGATTGCAGCAAGAAATGAATATGATAAAACTATTGCAGAAACAGAGGCAGCATACATGaag ATTATTGAGAGTTCCCAAACATTGTTAAATGTTTTACAACGAGAATCGTCTGTCTTAAAAGACAAGGGTGTTCCAGCATTCAGCAACCTGCCTTTATAG
- the LOC144441121 gene encoding uncharacterized protein LOC144441121, whose product MAQVRVLHIFTLILVCYSIHVFSSHTLCKVYNSTCVDCGYRDLNKLPDDIPSFATYLELSHNIITSLPPNGTIHLTNLLVLNISYNYEIGNQEIGSINTDSLNGLHNLKILKLIQNGIHTIDATAFKDLQNLEFLDISGNFLTAIPNQQFFYLKSLRTLNISSNILTTLSPLSMEGLFNLQHLNLKHNEISDLPDDVFKDLTNLTAISLQKNTLSCLPYISLLPLKNIEAIDLNDNFFDAECDIITLENFTRLTTLWLSDCNLVEEDLQTLGLQHVALRELTLGGNKITPLTFTFLQNVQNVSKLDLSGNEITGYDLEELSNIFKDHEITTVLEELHLSENDLNLLPDGGFQWSPKLKILRIDFNELEFIPSGAFTGVEHLLSLDLGSNYLSDITELSFNLHGLFTLEHLYLYSNQFNGEIPQNLFSNLTSLLELDLSDNRFTSINPNCFTFLSALETLDLSSNLFHQIPDSVFSPLTSLKDIGLSGTPTVTRNFIPIIGDNPFRNLTNLMKISLSPNQIQSLYQTDNEALRYLIITDGVEDALLNLEAFHRIKLPRLTNLFILAVGLTYNCSDQEHKFCDQGHKFPSITTLELFLTPCKEPTTQGLARFLKLFPNLEAFSMKSEQQPTIDSHYIESMNVLPDSWKHLKSLDLTRNQIKQINMDVIKSNPNVISINIGDNPFDCSGCNMKDFTDWLKTDKKTQVKNVDDFSAYKYLCQKPLNKKGILLYNLSFGWECNLAFIVSVPLVSFFVFIALIITLCVYFQWHIRNLIFQIKLKCRGYDLHVNDEMQPLDMKYDAFIVYNQHDRPWVMQQLVQNLENNDQHNFKLCVHERDFMPGVEIFDNILDSIENSRKTVLILSPQFAESEWCYFEMRMAQNYLFEEKRDVIILVLLEEIPDHLMPRVLRKLLTTKSYIKWTKNKVGQRLFWKKLKLALRKVDKMK is encoded by the coding sequence ATGGCACAGGTGAGAGTTCTACACATCTTTACTTTGATACTGGTCTgttatagcatacatgtattctcATCACATACACTCTGCAAGGTGTATAATTCAACCTGTGTTGATTGCGGATATAGGGATCTAAACAAACTACCAGATGACATACCATCATTCGCTACCTACTTAGAGCTGTCTCACAACATCATCACATCCCTACCACCAAATGGTACAATCCATCTAACAAACCTCCTTGTACTTAACATCAGTTACAATTATGAAATTGGAAATCAAGAAATTGGCAGCATCAATACTGACTCTCTGAATGGACtgcataatttgaaaatattaaaactcATACAAAATGGAATCCATACAATTGATGCCACAGCATTCAAGGATCTTCAAAACTTGGAATTTTTAGATATCAGCGGCAACTTTCTCACGGCAATCCCAAACCAACAGTTTTTCTATCTCAAAAGTTTGAGGACTTTGAATATCTCCAGCAACATCCTTACTACACTGTCCCCTTTGTCTATGGAAGGACTCTTTAATTTGCAACATCTGAACTTAAAGCACAACGAAATCAGTGATTTACCAGATGATGTCTTCAAAGACCTCACAAACTTAACAGCAATAAGCTTACAAAAAAACACATTATCATGTCTACCGTACATATCACTTCTACCACTGAAAAACATTGAAGCTATTGATTTGAATGACAACTTTTTTGATGCAGAATGTGATATCATAACACTTGAAAACTTCACAAGACTAACCACACTATGGCTATCGGACTGTAACCTGGTTGAAGAAGACCTACAGACATTGGGTTTACAACATGTGGCACTAAGAGAGCTCACACTGGGTGGTAacaaaataacaccactcactttCACTTTccttcaaaatgtacaaaatgtttctAAGTTGGATCTCTCAGGTAATGAAATCACAGGTTATGATTTGGAAGaactttcaaacatttttaaagATCACGAAATCACAACAGTACTGGAAGAGCTGCACCTTTCTGAGAATGATCTAAATCTGCTACCTGATGGAGGATTCCAGTGGTCTCCAAAACTCAAAATACTTCGTATTGACTTCAATGAACTTGAATTCATTCCTTCAGGTGCATTTACAGGTGTGGAACATCTGTTATCATTAGACTTGGGCTCAAATTACTTGTCTGATATCACAGAATTGTCTTTTAACCTGCATGGACTTTTCACTTTGGAACACCTTTATCTATATAGTAATCAATTTAATGGTGAAATTCCTCAAAATCTTTTCTCAAATCTTACATCTTTACTAGAATTAGACCTGTCTGATAATAGATTTACTTCAATCAATCCTAACTGTTTCACTTTCCTGTCAGCACTTGAAACTTTAGATTTGTCTTCAAATCTTTTTCATCAGATCCCAGATTCAGTCTTTTCACCCTTGACATCACTCAAAGACATAGGACTGAGTGGCACTCCGACTGTAACCCGTAACTTTATACCCATAATTGGTGACAATCCCTTcagaaatttgacaaatttgatgaaaatatcactATCGCCCAATCAAATTCAGTCTTTGTACCAGACAGATAATGAAGCTTTGAGGTACCTTATCATCACTGATGGAGTAGAAGATGCCCTCCTGAATTTGGAAGCCTTCCATAGAATCAAACTCCCACGTCTCACTAACCTATTCATTCTTGCTGTTGGTTTGACTTACAATTGTTCTGATCAGGAACATAAATTTTGTGATCAAGGACACAAATTTCCATCAATAACAACTTTGGAGCTATTTTTGACTCCCTGTAAAGAACCTACTACACAAGGACTTGCAAGGTTCTTAAAGTTATTTCCTAACCTTGAAGCATTTTCTATGAAAAGTGAGCAACAACCTACGATAGATTCCCATTACATAGAGAGTATGAATGTACTGCCTGACAGCTGGAAACATCTTAAATCGTTAGATTTGACCCGGAATCAAATCAAGCAGATCAACATGGATGTCATAAAGTCCAACCCTAATGTGATATCCATCAATATTGGTGACAACCCATTTGACTGCTCTGGTTGTAATATGAAGGATTTCACAGACTGGTTAAAAACAGATAAGAAAACCCAAGTAAAAAATGTAGATGACTTTAGTGCCTACAAATACTTGTGTCAGAAACCACTTAATAAGAAGGGAATTCTTCTTTACAACTTAAGCTTTGGGTGGGAATGTAATCTAGCATTTATTGTCTCTGTTCCCTTAGTTAGCTTTTTTGTCTTCATAGCCTTAATCATTACACTTTGTGTCTATTTCCAATGGCATATCCGTAACttgatatttcaaatcaaactgAAATGTCGTGGTTACGACCTTCATGTCAATGATGAAATGCAACCATTGGATATGAAATATGATGCATTTATTGTCTATAATCAGCATGACAGGCCTTGGGTTATGCAGCAATTAGTTCAGAACTTAGAAAATAATGATCAACATAATTTCAAACTCTGCGTTCATGAACGTGATTTCATGCCAGGTGTTGAAATTTTTGATAACATTCTAGATAGTATAGAGAATAGTCGCAAGACTGTGTTGATACTGTCACCTCAATTTGCAGaaagtgagtggtgttattttgagatgagaatGGCTCAGAACTATTTGTTTGAGGAAAAACGAGATGTAATCATTTTAGTATTACTAGAGGAAATTCCAGATCACTTAATGCCTAGAGTTTTACGTAAATTACTTACTacaaaaagttacataaaatgGACCAAGAACAAAGTTGGCCAAAGACTTTTCTGGAAGAAATTGAAACTTGCACTGAGGAAAGTTGATAAGATGAAATAA
- the LOC144441385 gene encoding uncharacterized protein LOC144441385 produces MAQVRVLHIFTLILVCYSIHVFSSHTLCKVYNSTCVDCGYRDLNKLPDDIPSFATYLELSHNVITSLPPNAFKDLQNLEFLDISSNLLTAIPNQQFFYLKSLRTLKIFRNSLTTLSPLSMEGLFNLQHLNLKHNEISDLPDDVFKDLTNLTAISLQQNTLSCLPYKSLLPLKNIEAIDLNYNFFDAECDIITLENFPRLTTLWLSDCNLVEEDLQTLGLEHVALRELTLGGNIITPLTFTFLQNVQNVSKLDLSGNEITGYDLEELSNVFKDHVITTVLEELDLSDNDLNPLPDGGFQWSPQLKILRIDFNELEFIPSGAFTGVEHLLSLDLGSNYLSDITELSFNLQGLFTLEHLYLYTNEFNGEIPQNLFSNLTSLLELNLSYNRFTSINPNCFTFLSALETLDLSSNLFHQIPDSVFSPLTSLKDIGLSGTLTVTRNFIPIIGDNPFRNLTNLIKVSLSPNQIQSLYQTDNEALRYLIITDGAEDALLNLEAFHRIKLPRLTNLFILAVGLTYNCSDQEHKFCDQGHKFPSITTLELFLTPCKEPTTEGLARFLKLFPNLEAFSMKGEQQPMIDSHYIESMNVLPDSWKHLKSLDLTRNQIKQINMDVIKSNPNLKFINIGDNPFDCSGCNMKDFTDWLKTDKKTQVKNVDDFSAYKYLCQKPLNKKGILLYNLSFGWECNLAFIVSVPLVSFFVFIALIITLCVYFQWHIRNLIFQIKLKCRGYDLHVNDEMQLLDMKYDAFIVYNQHDRPWVMQQLVQNLENNDQHNFKLCVHERDFMPGVEIFDNILDSIENSRKTVLILSPQFAESEWCYFEMRMAQNYLFEEKRDVIILVLLEEIPDHLMPRVLRKLLTTKRYIKWTKNKVGQRLFWKKLKLALRKGDKMK; encoded by the exons ATGGCACAGGTGAGAGTTCTACACATCTTTACTTTGATACTGGTCTgttatagcatacatgtattctcATCACATACACTCTGCAAGGTGTACAATTCAACCTGTGTTGATTGCGGATATAGGGATCTAAACAAACTACCAGATGACATACCATCATTCGCTACCTACTTAGAGCTGTCTCACAACGTCATCACATCCCTACCACCAAATG CATTCAAGGATCTTCAAAACTTGGAATTTTTGGATATCAGCAGTAACCTTCTCACGGCAATCCCAAACCAACAGTTTTTCTATCTCAAAAGTTTGAGGACTTTGAAGATCTTCAGAAACAGCCTTACTACACTGTCCCCTTTGTCTATGGAAGGACTCTTTAATTTGCAACATCTGAACTTAAAGCACAACGAAATCAGTGATTTACCAGATGATGTCTTCAAAGACCTCACAAACTTAACAGCAATAAGCTTACAACAAAACACATTATCATGTCTACCGTACAAATCACTTCTACCACTGAAAAACATTGAAGCTATTGATTTGAATTACAACTTTTTTGATGCAGAATGTGATATCATAACACTTGAAAACTTCCCAAGACTAACCACACTATGGCTATCGGACTGTAACCTGGTTGAAGAAGACCTACAGACATTGGGTTTAGAACATGTGGCACTAAGAGAGCTCACACTGGGTGGTAACATaataacaccactcactttCACTTTccttcaaaatgtacaaaatgtttctAAGTTGGATCTCTCAGGTAATGAAATCACAGGTTATGATTTGGAAGAACTTTCAAATGTGTTTAAAGATCACGTAATCACAACAGTACTGGAAGAGCTGGACCTTTCTGACAATGATCTAAATCCGCTACCTGATGGAGGATTCCAGTGGTCTCCACAACTCAAAATACTTCGTATTGACTTCAATGAACTTGAATTCATTCCTTCAGGTGCATTTACAGGTGTGGAACATCTGTTATCATTAGACTTGGGCTCAAATTACTTGTCTGATATCACAGAATTGTCTTTTAACCTGCAAGGACTTTTCACTTTGGAACACCTTTATCTGTATACTAATGAATTTAACGGTGAAATTCCTCAAAATCTTTTCTCAAATCTTACATCTTTACTAGAATTAAACCTGTCTTATAATAGATTTACTTCAATCAATCCTAACTGTTTCACTTTCCTGTCAGCACTTGAAACTTTAGATTTGTCTTCAAATCTTTTTCATCAGATCCCAGATTCAGTCTTTTCACCCTTGACATCACTCAAAGACATAGGACTGAGTGGCACGCTGACTGTAACCCGTAACTTTATACCCATAATTGGTGACAATCCCTTcagaaatttgacaaatttgataaaagtaTCACTATCGCCCAATCAAATTCAGTCTTTGTACCAGACAGATAATGAAGCTTTGAGGTACCTTATTATCACTGATGGAGCAGAAGATGCCCTCCTGAATTTGGAAGCCTTCCATAGAATCAAACTCCCACGTCTCACTAACCTATTCATTCTTGCTGTTGGTTTGACTTACAATTGTTCTGATCAGGAACATAAATTTTGTGATCAAGGACACAAATTTCCATCAATAACAACTTTGGAGCTATTTTTGACTCCCTGTAAAGAACCTACTACAGAAGGACTTGCGAGGTTCTTAAAGTTATTTCCTAACCTTGAAGCATTTTCTATGAAAGGTGAGCAACAACCTATGATAGATTCCCATTACATAGAGAGTATGAATGTACTGCCTGACAGCTGGAAACATCTTAAATCGTTAGATTTGACCCGGAATCAAATCAAGCAGATCAACATGGATGTCATAAAGTCCAACCCTAATCTGAAATTCATCAATATTGGTGACAACCCATTTGACTGCTCTGGTTGTAATATGAAGGATTTCACAGACTGGTTAAAAACAGATAAGAAAACCCAAGTAAAAAATGTAGATGACTTTAGTGCCTACAAATACTTGTGCCAGAAACCACTTAATAAGAAGGGAATTCTTCTTTACAACTTAAGCTTTGGGTGGGAATGTAATCTAGCATTTATTGTCTCTGTTCCCTTAGTTAGCTTTTTTGTCTTCATAGCCTTAATCATTACACTTTGTGTCTATTTTCAATGGCATATCCGTAACttgatatttcaaatcaaactgAAATGTCGTGGTTACGACCTTCATGTCAATGATGAAATGCAACTATTGGATATGAAATATGATGCATTTATTGTCTATAATCAGCATGACAGGCCTTGGGTTATGCAGCAATTAGTTCAGAACTTAGAAAATAATGATCAACATAATTTCAAACTCTGCGTTCATGAACGTGATTTCATGCCAGGTGTTGAAATTTTTGATAACATTCTAGATAGTATAGAGAATAGTCGCAAGACTGTGTTGATACTGTCACCTCAATTTGCAGaaagtgagtggtgttattttgagatgagaatGGCTCAGAACTATTTGTTTGAGGAAAAACGAGATGTAATCATTTTAGTATTACTAGAGGAAATTCCAGATCACTTAATGCCCAGAGTTTTACGTAAATTACTTACTACAAAAAGGTACATAAAATGGACCAAGAACAAAGTAGGTCAAAGACTCTTCTGGAAGAAATTGAAACTTGCACTGAGGAAAGGTGATAAGATGAAATAA
- the LOC144441384 gene encoding pre-mRNA-splicing factor ATP-dependent RNA helicase DHX16-like gives MAGREVETWVNDKLHDLLGMSDRYISEYLVSLAKKSNSSDDFVDRLRDTGTIEVDQSITGFAHQLWQKVPHKQQVEKASRVKERDALELEQRNRSYQLVSDDDDDMMVTKLKSKKSHRKKHIRKKRESSSEDESDSYRGHEVKKFKQELDADSDMDSDSDEWEKAERDRLQDLKERDEFAERLKKKDKEKTRNVTEKSSKKAYEEAKNRLALQAADKKKVVPELRKESRRKYLEKREVDKLEELEADVVDDEYLFATSDLTEREQKELKYKKTVLKLAKEHKIAGEVEKEHRYYMPKDDVKPSDRYVEPTADEIGANYEQKKWEEEHLKKGSMKFGAKDAKRKHKQKEYELVVLDEVDQIEFVSALQMPGSGDAQEKEPQISEAQKKKLSIQETRKSLPIYPFKQDLLDAIEEHQVLIIEGETGSGKTTQIPQYLHEGGYTRDGKKIGCTQPRRVAAMSVAARVSEEMGVKLGNEVGYSIRFEDCTSDRTILKYMTDGMLLREFLTEPDLAGYSVLIIDEAHERTLHTDVLFGLVKDIARFRPDLKLLISSATLDTEKFSEFFDDAPIFRIPGRRYPVNIYYTKAPEADYLEACVVSVLQIHVTQPVGDVLVFLTGQEEIETCQEMLTERVRKLGSKVRELIILPIYANLPSDLQAKIFEPTPPGARKVIIATNIAETSLTIDGIIYVIDPGFCKQKSYNARTGMESLIVTPVSKASANQRAGRAGRVAAGKCFRLYTAWAYKNELEESTIPEIQRTNLGNVVLLLKSLGINDLIHFDFMDPPPHETLVLALEQLYALGALNHLGELTKLGRRMAEFPVDPMLSKMILASEKYQCSDEILSITAMLSVNAAIFYRPKDKIVHADNARKNFFVPGGDHLTLLNVYNQWVETGHSTQWCFENFIQHRSMRRARDVREQLEGLMERVEIPITSSAMDTINIRKAVTAGFFYHTARLSKSGQYKTVKHHQTVMVHPNSSLFEEQPRWLIYHELVFTTKEFMRQTIEIENQWLLEVAPHYYKARELEDGSGRKMPKMTGKSREETRSTV, from the exons aTGGCGGGTAGAGAGGTAGAGACATGGGTGAATGATAAACTTCACGATCTGCTTGGTATGAGCGATCGTTATATATCAGAGTACTTAGTAAGTTTGGCCAAGAAATCCAACAGTAGTGATGACTTTGTGGACCGTTTACGAGACACGGGAACTATAGAAGTGGACCAAAGTATCACCGGCTTCGCTCATCAACTCTGGCAAAAG GTTCCCCATAAGCAACAAGTTGAGAAGGCCAGCCGAGTCAAAGAAAGGGATGCTTTGGAACTTGAACAGCGAAATAGAAGTTATCAGTTGGTgtcagatgatgatgatgatatgatggtGACTAAACTAAAG TCTAAAAAGTCACACAGAAAGAAACATATCAGGAAGAAAAGGGAGTCAAGTAGTGAAGATGAAAGTGACAGTTACAGAGGTCATGAGGTCAAGAAATTCAAACAAGAACTGGATGCAGATTCAGACATGGATTCGGATTCAGATGAGTGGGAGAAGGCTGAAAGAGACAGACTTCAGGATTTGAAAGAAAGGGATGAGTTTGCTGAAAGATTGAAGaaaaaagacaaagaaaaaaCAAGAAATGTGACCGAGAAATCCAGCAAAAAG GCTTATGAAGAAGCCAAAAACAGATTGGCTTTACAGGCAGCAGACAAAAAGAAAGTAGTTCCAGAACTCAGAAAAGAATCACGaaggaaatatttagaaaagaGAGAAGTTGACAAATTGGAAGAACTAGAAGCCGATGTTGTGGACGATGAATATTTATTTGCGACCTCGGA tttgaCAGAGAGAGAACAGAAAGAGTTGAAGTACaagaaaacagttttaaaactaGCCAAGGAGCACAAGATAGCTGGGGAAGTAGAAAAAGAACATAGATACTACATGCCGAAAGATGATGTT AAACCATCGGATCGTTACGTGGAACCAACAGCAGATGAAATTGGTGCAAATTATGAACAGAAAAAATGGGAGGAAGAACATTTAAAAAAGGGATCCATGAAATTTGGTGCCAAGGATGCCAAAcgtaaacacaaacaaaaagaGTATGAGTTAGTGGTTCTGGATGAAGTAGACCAAATTGAGTTTGTTAGTGCACTGCAAATGCCAGGATCAGGTGATGCACAG GAGAAAGAACCGCAGATTTCAGAAGCACAGAAAAAGAAACTTAGCATTCAAGAAACAAGGAAAAGTCTTCCCATCTATCCATTCAAGCAAGATCTCCTGGATGCCATTGAGGAACACCAAGTACTTATCATAGAAGGTGAGACTGGATCTGGGAAAACAACACAAATACCACAATATCTACATGAAGGCGGATACACAAGAGATGGGAAGAAAATCGGTTGTACACAGCCAAGACGTGTCGCTGCAATGAGTGTTGCAGCAAGAGTTTCTGAAGAAATGGGTGTAAAGTTAGGCAATGAAGTTGGCTATAGTATTCGATTTGAAGACTGTACGTCTGATCGgactattttgaaatatatgacaGATGGGATGTTACTGAGAGAATTCCTGACTGAACCAGACTTAGCAGGATACAG TGTTCTTATTATTGATGAAGCTCATGAGCGGACACTACATACCGATGTCTTATTTGGTCTTGTCAAAGATATTGCAAGATTTCGTCCAGATTTGAAACTTCTTATCTCCAGTGCTACATTAGACACAGAGAAGTTCTCTGAG TTCTTTGATGATGCACCAATATTCCGAATACCGGGAAGAAGATATCCAGTCAACATTTACTATACAAAG GCTCCAGAAGCAGATTATTTGGAGGCATGTGTTGTGTCAGTTTTACAGATTCATGTTACACAGCCAGTAGGTGATGTCTTGGTGTTTTTAACAGGACAGGAGGAAATTGAAACATGTCAAGAAATGTTGACC gAACGTGTAAGAAAGCTGGGATCAAAAGTACGGGAGCTGATAATTCTAcccatttatgcaaatttaccttCTGATTTACAAGCCAAGATATTTGAACCTACACCACCTGGTGCTAGGAAAGTGATTATAGCCACAAATATTGCAGAGACATCACTTACCATTGATGGTATTATCTATGTGATTGATCCTGGGTTCTGTAAACAGAAGAGTTATAATGCCAGAACAGGAATGGAGTCTTTGATTGTGACCCCAGTGTCAAAG GCATCAGCCAATCAGAGAGCAGGTAGAGCAGGGCGAGTAGCAGCTGGTAAATGTTTTCGACTGTACACAGCATGGGCATACAAGAATGAATTAGAGGAAAGCACCATTCCAGAG ATTCAAAGAACAAACCTAGGAAATGTGGTTTTACTTCTGAAAAGTTTAGGAATTAATGACCTGATACATTTTGACTTTATGGACCCACCACCTCATGAGACATTGGTCTTGGCCTTAGAGCAGCTGTATGCCCTTGGTGCATTGAATCACCTTGGTGAACTAACCAAGTTAGGAAGAAGAATGGCTGAATTCCCTGTAGATCCTATGCTGTCAAAGATGATTTTAGCATCAGAGAA ATATCAATGTTCTGATGAAATCCTAAGTATCACAGCCATGTTGTCAGTCAATGCCGCTATCTTTTATAGACCCAAGGATAAGATTGTTCATGCTGATAATGCAAGGAAGAATTTCTTTGTACCTGGTGGAGATCATCTCACTTTACTGAATGTCTATAACCAG TGGGTTGAAACTGGTCACTCTACACAGTGGTGCTTTGAAAACTTTATCCAGCACCGATCTATGAGAAGAGCTAGAGATGTTAGGGAGCAGTTAGAAGGTCTGATGGAAAGAGTAGAAATCCCTATCACTTCCAGTGCTATGGACACAATTAATATCAGAAAA GCAGTTACAGCTGGCTTCTTCTATCATACTGCAAGGTTAAGTAAAAGTGGGCAGTACAAGACAGTCAAACATCACCAGACTGTTATGGTTCATCCTAACAGTAGTTTATTTGAAGAACAACCACGATGGCTTATCTACCATGAACTGGTATTTACAACAAAGGAATTTATGAGACAG acaattgaaattgaaaaccaGTGGTTGTTAGAAGTTGCTCCTCATTACTACAAAGCTAGAGAGCTAGAAGATGGCAGTGGTCGCAAAATGCCAAAGATGACTGGAAAGAGTAGAGAAGAAACTAGATCAACTGTATGA